A window of the Gossypium hirsutum isolate 1008001.06 chromosome A05, Gossypium_hirsutum_v2.1, whole genome shotgun sequence genome harbors these coding sequences:
- the LOC107959894 gene encoding 3-ketoacyl-CoA synthase 19 — MELLITVCFLVLFCTISYFYKRFSQMRSHSCYMLAYECFKATDDRKLDTESCVKIVLRNKNLGLDQYRFLLQTMVNSGLGEETYGPRNVLAGREETPTLMEAHEEMDEIMFGTLDNLFSKTDVSPSDIDILVVDVSLFSPSPSLTARIVNRYRMRDNIKSFSLSGMGCSASMVAIDLVQNLFKSYKNAFAVVVSSETIGPHWYCGKENSMMLSNCLFRSGGCSVLLTDKPCLKHKALMKLKHSVRTNIGSNDEAYGCCIQIEDQQGYNGFLLTRNLTKAAAKAFTMNLKVLVPKILPIRELIRFAVISICKTNNKTAKPSLNLKTRIQHFCIHPGGRAVIDGLGKSLGLNEYDMEPARMALHRFGNTSAGGLWYVLGYMEAKKRLKKDDKILMISLGAGFMCNNCVWEVMKDLGNGNVWEHCMDRYPIPRKNTINPFADKYSWINDERLNFVRMDLSNIILS; from the coding sequence ATGGAGTTGTTGATAACAGTATGTTTTTTAGTTCTTTTCTGCACTATTTCCTATTTTTACAAAAGGTTTTCCCAAATGAGAAGTCATAGCTGTTACATGTTAGCTTATGAGTGTTTCAAAGCAACCGACGACAGGAAACTCGACACTGAATCCTGTGTAAAAATTGTTTTGAGGAACAAGAATCTTGGTCTGGACCAATACAGGTTTCTGTTACAAACAATGGTGAACTCTGGTCTTGGTGAAGAAACTTATGGCCCAAGAAATGTGCTTGCAGGTCGAGAGGAAACTCCAACCCTAATGGAAGCTCATGAAGAAATGGATGAAATCATGTTTGGGACACTCGACAACCTGTTTTCCAAGACAGATGTTTCACCGTCCGACATCGATATACTTGTTGTTGATGTGTCGCTCTTCTCCCCGTCCCCGTCGTTGACTGCTCGAATAGTGAACCGATACAGGATGAGGGACAACATTAAATCTTTCAGCTTGTCGGGTATGGGGTGCAGTGCAAGCATGGTGGCTATTGACCTCGTCCAAAACTTGTTCAAGAGTTACAAGAACGCATTCGCGGTGGTTGTGAGCTCCGAAACGATCGGTCCCCATTGGTATTGCGGCAAGGAGAATTCGATGATGTTGTCGAATTGCCTGTTCCGATCAGGCGGATGTTCGGTTCTTTTAACAGACAAACCGTGTTTGAAACATAAAGCAttgatgaaattaaagcattCTGTCCGAACCAACATCGGATCGAACGACGAAGCATACGGATGTTGCATCCAAATCGAAGACCAACAAGGTTACAACGGTTTTCTCCTTACAAGGAACCTAACAAAAGCTGCAGCTAAAGCTTTTACCATGAACCTCAAAGTGTTAGTCCCCAAAATCTTACCAATTCGAGAACTAATCCGATTCGCCGTTATTTCCATCTGTAAAACCAACAATAAAACCGCAAAACCAAGCTTGAATTTGAAAACCAGGATTCAACATTTCTGCATTCACCCAGGAGGAAGAGCGGTGATCGATGGGCTGGGAAAGAGCTTAGGGCTGAACGAATACGACATGGAACCGGCTCGAATGGCGCTCCATCGTTTCGGGAACACATCGGCTGGGGGACTGTGGTATGTGCTAGGGTATATGGAAGCGAAAAAGAGGCTTAAGAAAGACGATAAAATCCTAATGATAAGCCTGGGAGCTGGGTTTATGTGCAATAACTGTGTTTGGGAGGtgatgaaagatcttggaaatGGGAATGTGTGGGAGCATTGCATGGATCGTTATCCAATACCAAGAAAGAACACGATAAACCCTTTCGCAGACAAGTATAGTTGGATCAATGACGAGCGTCTCAACTTTGTTAGGATGGATTTATCAAATATCATTCTTTCCTGA